Proteins co-encoded in one Pedosphaera parvula Ellin514 genomic window:
- a CDS encoding TIGR04290 family methyltransferase: MKNVTSTLPNVLTQDEIQLRVKQLGKWFHNLDLKGVSTAPDHFLGDYPRIKWQSIADILPRNLSGKTVLDIGCNAGFYSIEMKRRGADRVLGIDHDDCYLDQAKFAAEVCGVDVEFQKLSVYDLGQLGEKFDLVLFMGVLYHLRHPLLALDLIYEHVAKDVLLFQSMQRGSNTIEPIKDNYSFWETEVFNAPGYPILHFVEKKYANDATNWWIPNCACSEAMLRSAGFEIVEHPEAETFVCRRKQ; the protein is encoded by the coding sequence ATGAAAAACGTAACTTCTACTCTGCCCAACGTTCTGACTCAGGATGAAATTCAGCTCAGAGTTAAGCAACTGGGCAAGTGGTTTCATAACCTGGATCTTAAAGGTGTTTCAACTGCGCCGGACCATTTCCTTGGAGATTATCCGCGCATCAAATGGCAAAGTATTGCTGACATATTACCCAGGAATCTAAGTGGCAAAACAGTGCTGGACATCGGTTGCAACGCTGGCTTTTACTCGATTGAAATGAAACGACGCGGAGCCGACCGCGTACTCGGTATCGATCATGACGACTGCTATCTTGATCAAGCGAAATTTGCAGCTGAGGTATGTGGAGTGGATGTTGAATTCCAAAAACTTTCAGTCTATGACCTTGGGCAATTAGGCGAAAAGTTTGATCTGGTACTTTTCATGGGAGTTCTCTATCACCTGCGCCATCCCTTGCTTGCTTTAGATTTGATCTACGAACATGTGGCTAAGGATGTGCTGCTTTTTCAATCCATGCAGCGCGGCAGCAACACCATTGAACCAATCAAGGATAATTACTCATTCTGGGAAACAGAGGTCTTCAACGCACCGGGCTATCCAATATTGCATTTTGTGGAAAAGAAATATGCAAATGATGCAACTAATTGGTGGATACCTAATTGTGCCTGCTCGGAAGCCATGCTTCGCAGTGCTGGCTTTGAGATTGTGGAGCATCCTGAAGCCGAGACATTTGTTTGCCGCCGTAAGCAATGA
- a CDS encoding CgeB family protein: MKLVIFGLTISSSWGNGHATLWRSLCRALMKRGHQVVFFERNVPYYANHRDLSEIPGMKLVLYAEWEKIMQTAKVELSDADVGMVTSYCPDSIPACELLLSSTVTLKTFYDLDTPVTLHALKNGREVSYIPPQGFADFDLVLSYTGGSALEELKTRLRARRVAPLYGCVDPEAHHRVPPVQTYRADLSYIGTYAEDRQTSLHCLLIEPARSLRNQRFVIAGAMYPEQFPWTDNIYFVHHLPPPEHPVFYSSSRITLNVTRRAMAEMGFCPSGRLFEAAACGTAILSDWWSGLDQFFEPGSEIIVANQTQDAINALEMSEEEISRIATAAQQRTLDQYTANHRARELEAALESVLHYKTNVEFTEA; this comes from the coding sequence ATGAAACTGGTTATTTTTGGGCTTACGATCAGTTCGTCCTGGGGAAACGGCCATGCAACCTTATGGCGCAGCCTATGTCGCGCCTTGATGAAAAGAGGCCATCAAGTGGTATTTTTTGAAAGGAATGTTCCTTACTACGCGAACCATCGCGACCTGAGCGAGATTCCAGGCATGAAGTTGGTTCTCTATGCTGAATGGGAAAAAATCATGCAAACTGCAAAAGTTGAACTCTCGGATGCAGACGTAGGCATGGTCACTTCCTATTGCCCGGACAGTATTCCCGCCTGCGAACTTCTTCTTTCCTCGACCGTCACATTAAAAACTTTCTACGATCTCGATACCCCGGTGACTTTGCATGCTTTGAAGAATGGCAGGGAGGTGTCCTATATACCTCCGCAGGGTTTTGCTGATTTCGATCTGGTCCTGAGTTACACAGGAGGATCGGCCCTGGAGGAACTCAAAACGAGGCTCAGAGCACGTCGCGTCGCCCCCCTCTACGGCTGCGTAGATCCGGAAGCTCATCATCGGGTGCCCCCAGTCCAGACATACCGCGCCGACCTCTCTTACATCGGTACCTACGCTGAAGACCGGCAAACCAGCCTCCATTGTCTTCTTATTGAACCGGCCCGCAGTTTGAGGAACCAGAGATTTGTCATAGCAGGAGCCATGTATCCGGAACAATTCCCTTGGACCGACAACATCTATTTTGTCCACCATCTGCCGCCACCTGAGCACCCGGTCTTTTATTCCTCCTCCCGTATCACCCTAAACGTCACGCGCCGAGCCATGGCTGAAATGGGATTTTGTCCATCCGGACGGCTTTTTGAGGCCGCAGCCTGTGGCACGGCAATACTCAGCGACTGGTGGTCGGGGCTAGATCAATTTTTCGAACCCGGTTCAGAAATCATTGTTGCAAACCAGACTCAAGACGCCATCAACGCCCTGGAAATGTCCGAGGAGGAAATTTCCAGAATTGCGACAGCTGCGCAGCAAAGAACACTGGATCAATACACGGCAAATCATCGTGCAAGGGAGTTGGAGGCAGCTTTGGAATCTGTTTTGCACTACAAAACAAACGTTGAATTCACGGAGGCATAA
- a CDS encoding sugar phosphate nucleotidyltransferase, translating to MWGIIPAAGAGSRIQPLAFSKELLPVGSRLDGDTERPRAVSEYLVERMLSAGADKLCFVISQGKSDILEYYGGSFGTANISYVVQPKPCGLCDAIFRALPFIQPEEQVLIGLPDTIWFPADGLSNLPDDVLSFLLFPAKRPEFFDAVVTDEENHVKEIQVKQKNAASPWIWGAFKMPGFVLHKLFQLWRDRECVDEYMGTLVNAFLAQGGEAYGVHAGEAYVDVGTLHGYREAIKLLTGKPLAGAAHCRARSRVTSVKKGSPRQCRSALRSKSRNPEMNETRR from the coding sequence ATGTGGGGTATTATTCCAGCGGCAGGCGCGGGCAGCAGGATTCAACCGCTCGCTTTCTCAAAAGAGTTGCTCCCGGTGGGAAGCCGGTTGGACGGTGACACCGAACGTCCTCGCGCTGTGAGCGAATACCTGGTTGAGCGCATGCTCTCCGCCGGTGCGGACAAGCTATGCTTTGTCATTTCACAGGGCAAATCGGATATCCTGGAATATTATGGCGGCAGTTTTGGGACGGCAAATATCAGCTATGTCGTGCAACCGAAGCCTTGCGGGTTGTGCGACGCCATTTTTCGCGCACTGCCTTTTATTCAACCCGAGGAGCAGGTTCTCATCGGCCTGCCCGACACAATTTGGTTTCCAGCGGACGGTCTGAGCAATCTGCCCGATGATGTTCTCTCATTTTTACTTTTCCCGGCAAAACGTCCCGAATTCTTTGATGCAGTTGTCACTGACGAAGAAAATCACGTCAAAGAAATCCAGGTGAAACAAAAGAATGCGGCATCTCCCTGGATTTGGGGTGCATTCAAAATGCCCGGCTTCGTGCTGCACAAGCTCTTTCAATTATGGCGCGATCGTGAATGTGTGGATGAATACATGGGTACTCTGGTAAATGCCTTCCTGGCTCAGGGAGGAGAGGCATACGGAGTCCACGCGGGAGAGGCCTATGTAGATGTCGGCACACTGCATGGATATCGGGAGGCCATCAAGCTTCTCACCGGGAAACCTCTGGCGGGCGCGGCTCACTGCCGGGCTCGATCGCGGGTAACGTCAGTAAAAAAAGGATCACCACGGCAATGCCGCTCAGCATTGAGAAGCAAGTCTCGGAATCCGGAAATGAATGAAACGCGACGATGA
- a CDS encoding CgeB family protein: protein MSSVSGTVMNETVTTANHSESARNSVRKLSTRSNARLKNGHGKVGARITRLSELSQIRPLRIVILGLSITSSWGNGHATTYRSLIRELAARGHQVLFLERNVEWYASNRDLPNPPYCKTALYQNITELKRRFTNDIREADCVMLGSYVQEGAMIGKWVTKLAGGITAFYDIDTPVTLSRLGNSDLDYLSKALIPRYHLYLSFSGGPMLEKIEEKFGSPMARPLYCSVDPDLYFPESSSARWDLAYMGTYSEDRQPALESLLIKPARQWREGRFVVAGPQFPGTIEWPRNVKRIAHLPPGKHRSFYNAQKFALNVTRTRMVEAGFSPSVRLFEAAACGTPIISDYWNGLSTVFAVGKELLVAKSDNETLQYLLDLPECERLQIGERARRRVLAEHTAAHRARALEGYIQQLVSKPKQLEDHS, encoded by the coding sequence ATGAGCAGCGTATCCGGGACAGTCATGAATGAAACGGTGACGACTGCCAATCATTCGGAATCTGCAAGAAATTCCGTTCGGAAGCTAAGCACTCGGTCAAATGCCCGGCTTAAAAATGGACACGGAAAAGTTGGGGCGCGAATCACCCGGCTATCAGAGCTTTCGCAAATCAGGCCATTGCGCATTGTTATACTGGGGCTTTCGATTACTTCATCCTGGGGCAATGGACATGCGACCACTTATCGGAGTCTAATCCGTGAGCTGGCCGCCCGCGGACACCAGGTGCTTTTTCTGGAACGGAATGTTGAGTGGTATGCCTCGAATCGGGACCTTCCGAACCCGCCTTACTGTAAAACTGCACTTTATCAAAACATCACGGAGCTAAAGCGGCGGTTCACAAATGACATTCGAGAAGCGGACTGCGTGATGCTGGGTTCCTACGTTCAGGAAGGCGCCATGATTGGGAAGTGGGTGACCAAATTAGCAGGAGGCATCACGGCCTTTTATGACATCGATACGCCAGTAACGCTCAGCCGTCTGGGTAATAGTGATCTAGACTATCTTTCCAAAGCCCTCATTCCCCGGTATCATCTTTACCTTTCCTTCAGCGGTGGCCCGATGCTTGAAAAAATAGAGGAGAAATTTGGCTCGCCCATGGCTCGCCCGCTTTACTGTTCCGTAGATCCAGACCTTTATTTTCCAGAATCATCTTCAGCACGATGGGATCTCGCTTATATGGGGACATATAGTGAGGATCGCCAACCGGCATTGGAATCGTTGCTGATCAAGCCAGCCCGACAATGGAGGGAGGGCCGCTTTGTGGTTGCCGGGCCGCAGTTCCCCGGGACCATTGAATGGCCTCGGAATGTCAAACGCATTGCACATCTGCCTCCAGGCAAACACCGAAGCTTCTATAACGCCCAAAAGTTTGCACTCAATGTTACCCGCACACGGATGGTGGAAGCAGGATTTTCACCGAGTGTGCGGCTCTTTGAAGCGGCGGCCTGCGGTACCCCGATCATCAGTGATTACTGGAATGGTTTGAGCACGGTCTTTGCCGTAGGAAAGGAACTGCTCGTTGCAAAATCAGACAACGAAACCTTGCAATACCTTCTCGACCTGCCGGAATGCGAACGTCTCCAGATTGGTGAACGTGCACGGCGCCGGGTTTTGGCTGAACACACCGCAGCGCATCGAGCACGCGCTTTGGAGGGATATATTCAGCAGTTGGTTTCAAAACCTAAACAACTAGAGGACCATTCATGA